In Agrobacterium tumefaciens, a single genomic region encodes these proteins:
- a CDS encoding GGDEF domain-containing protein — MRASIQKIQLTGTIVIAVSAILLATLAALPSVSNYLRYRTNAQQLNRFETALQSAWLVSAERGPANNLMAATSADARLVERLAAARKATDDKLSQVEASFAEEIKTQPGLAKSLAETRQKLAQAREAVDTVAALSPEARSYSAMANAIQSMFTAADSVNLLRGKAARAIITKTPDVAIDIAMTGTAGVMRDRIGRLGSYVVMSLQANRQDRLSYRAKFDTEMQSLMLVKSSLWNYTAAYLSTPRLDAAFRDFDTYYFGQSLRYAQNTIAIVVPSALPSIRDFSENYIQGMRSSDQLRDLILAETRARIEKNKQQALIYGLASLFLALIAVLVLLRLTSVYKTALFRPMQSVLAQISAIAAGDLSEAKRQDGVAPEVTKMFRELDFLREQLRQKGQMEDQQRALAEQLRTLSETDALTGVFNRRALEKSVRAILSDEQCQSLGVMIVDIDHFKSINDRFGHAMGDLALQKTASLLKGALRKTDILARYGGEEFVVVLQDVSHATATATADRLRRLIEVQTFDEQAGLSLTASFGVVWQEARAINSWDELIAIADDRLYEAKRAGRNRVWATYFPKVANG, encoded by the coding sequence CCAGCTGACAGGCACAATCGTTATTGCCGTAAGCGCCATCCTGCTGGCTACACTTGCTGCGCTGCCCAGCGTCTCCAACTATCTTCGATATCGGACGAACGCGCAGCAGCTTAACCGCTTTGAAACCGCGCTCCAGTCCGCATGGCTGGTCTCTGCCGAACGCGGCCCGGCAAATAACCTGATGGCAGCCACTTCTGCCGATGCAAGGCTGGTCGAGCGCCTGGCCGCCGCGCGCAAGGCGACAGACGACAAATTGTCTCAAGTCGAGGCCTCCTTCGCCGAAGAAATCAAAACTCAGCCCGGCTTGGCGAAGTCACTTGCCGAAACCCGCCAGAAACTCGCGCAAGCGCGAGAGGCAGTAGACACAGTTGCCGCCCTTTCCCCGGAAGCGCGCAGCTACAGCGCCATGGCCAACGCCATTCAATCGATGTTCACGGCGGCCGATAGCGTCAACCTGCTCCGCGGCAAGGCGGCCCGCGCCATCATCACGAAAACCCCCGATGTCGCGATCGATATTGCGATGACCGGCACCGCCGGCGTCATGCGCGACAGGATCGGCCGCCTCGGCTCCTACGTGGTCATGAGCCTGCAGGCAAACAGACAGGACAGATTGAGCTATCGCGCGAAGTTCGACACGGAGATGCAGAGCCTGATGCTGGTGAAATCCTCGCTGTGGAACTACACCGCCGCCTATCTGTCGACACCGCGCCTGGACGCCGCGTTTCGCGATTTCGATACCTATTATTTCGGCCAGTCGCTTCGCTACGCGCAGAATACGATTGCCATCGTCGTACCCTCAGCGCTTCCAAGCATTCGCGATTTTTCCGAAAACTACATTCAGGGCATGCGCTCATCAGATCAGCTGCGTGACCTTATCCTCGCCGAAACCCGCGCGAGAATCGAAAAGAACAAGCAACAGGCGCTTATCTATGGCTTGGCGTCGCTCTTCCTTGCCTTGATCGCCGTTCTGGTCCTGCTGCGCCTCACATCGGTTTACAAAACGGCGCTGTTCCGGCCCATGCAGTCCGTCCTGGCACAGATCTCCGCGATAGCGGCAGGCGATCTTTCCGAGGCTAAGCGCCAGGACGGTGTTGCCCCGGAGGTGACGAAGATGTTTAGGGAACTGGATTTCCTGCGTGAACAGCTTCGGCAGAAGGGGCAAATGGAGGACCAGCAGCGCGCATTGGCCGAGCAGCTCCGCACGCTGTCCGAAACCGATGCACTGACCGGCGTCTTCAATCGCCGCGCGCTGGAGAAGTCCGTTCGCGCCATTCTGAGCGATGAGCAATGCCAGTCACTCGGCGTCATGATCGTCGATATCGATCACTTCAAGTCGATCAACGACCGCTTCGGCCACGCCATGGGCGACCTTGCGCTGCAAAAGACGGCGAGCCTTTTAAAGGGCGCCTTGCGCAAGACCGATATTCTGGCCCGCTACGGCGGCGAGGAATTCGTCGTCGTGCTGCAGGATGTCAGCCACGCCACGGCGACCGCCACCGCCGACCGCCTTCGTCGCCTGATAGAAGTCCAGACCTTCGATGAACAGGCCGGCTTGTCGCTGACGGCAAGTTTCGGCGTCGTCTGGCAGGAGGCACGCGCAATCAACAGCTGGGACGAGTTGATCGCCATTGCCGACGACCGGCTTTACGAGGCCAAGCGCGCGGGCCGCAACCGGGTGTGGGCAACCTATTTCCCGAAGGTCGCAAACGGCTAG